The stretch of DNA ACCGCGCCGAAATCGAGATGCCGCCGCCAGACGAAGGGGCGGGTCGCGGCGAGGAAGTCCTCGCCCATTGCGATGTCCCCCGCCGCCGGGCGCGCGCGGACGAAGGCGGCGCGCTCCCACGCCAGCGCCTGTCCCTGGTAGTGGGCGAGCGCGGAGGCGATCGGCACGGCGGGCGGGCTGATCTCGCTCGCCGGGCGCAGGCGCAGATCGACCCGCATGACATAGCCCTCGGCGGTCGTCTCGGAGAGCAGCCGCACGATCCTGCGGGCATAGCGCTGCGCCGCCTCGCCCGGATCGTCGCGCTCGCGGCGGGGCAGGCGGTCGGGGTCGAACAGCAAAATAGGGTCGATGTCGGAGGAATAGTTGAGCTCGCCCGCGCCCTGCTTGCCGAGCGCCAAAGCTACGAAACCATCCGCGCTGTCCTCGCCCGTGCGCTCGCGGATCGCGGCGCGGATCGCGCGGTCGAGCGCGCGGTCGGCGAAGGCGGTGAGTTCGCCCGTCACGCGTGCGAGCGGAAAGGCGCCGGCAAGATCCCCGATCGCCAAGGCGGTCGCCAGCGCGAGCCTTTCGCGGCGCAGCGCCGGTTCGACATCTTCGCTTTCGCCAAGCGCCCTTGCCCGTTCCAGCGCCGCCTCGCCCTCGCCCGCGGCAAGCATCGCGGCGAGTTCCTCCTGCCGATCGAGCGCGCGCGCAAGGAAGGGCGCATGGGCGCGCGCCCGCTCGAGCGCGCCGGTCCAGTCGGGCGTCGGTGCCATGCGCCTCCTTTGGCCGGGCGGGCCTCGCGGGGCAAGCATCCTCGGCTTGCCCCGCGAGGCCCGCTCTGCGAGAGAGGCGCCTTTCACGGGGAACAGAGGATTTTACAGAGCAATGAAACGATCATTCGCGATCCGCGCCGCCGCTCTTGCAGGGGCATTTGCGCTGGCGGCCTGCGATGCCGCCTTCCCGGGCATGGATTCGGCCGAAACCGCGCTCGACATTCCCGAGGTCGAACCGGGCGAAATCTCCGAAGAGACGATGAAGACGGTCACCGAAACGCTCTCGCAGGACAGTTTCGAGGGCCGGATGCCGGGAACCGAGGGCGAGGAAAAGACCGTCGCCTACCTGATCGAGCGGTTCGAGGCCGCAGGGCTGGAGCCGGGCAACCAAGGCAGCTGGGTGCAGGAAGTGCCGCTGGTCGAGATCACGGGCAAGGACTTCGCCCCGCTCACCATCGCGGGCGGCGACACGCGGCTCTCCTATGACTACGGCGAGGAATGGGTCGGCGTGACCTACCGGGAGGACGCGGCCACCAGCCTCGATGACAGCGAACTGGTCTTCGTCGGCTACGGCATCAACGCGCCCGAGCGCGGCTGGAACGACTACGAAGGCATCGATGTCACCGGCAAGACCGTGGTCATCCTCGTCAACGATCCCGACTGGGAAACGCCGGGCCTGACCGGGACTTTCGGCGGCAAGGCCATGACCTATTACGGGCGCTGGACCTACAAATACGAAGAAGCCGCAAGGCAGGGCGCGGCCGCCGCGCTGATCGTCCACCAGACCGAGCCCGCAAGCTATGGCTGGAACGTCGTCGAAAGCTCGTGGTCCGGCCCGCAAGCCTATGCCCAGCGCGGGGAGAACGCCCCGCCGCTGACCAAGGTCAATGGCTGGGTCCAGAGGCAAGTCGCGCGCGAAATCCTCGCCGCGGCCGGGCAGGACCTCGACGAACTGACGAAGGCGGCGAAGGAGAAGGGCTTCAAGGCGGTCCCGCTGGGCCTGTCGGCCTCGACCAGCTTTTCGAACGACTTCCGCAGCTTCACCTCGCGCAACGTCATCGGCGTGCTGCCGGGTTCGGAAGCGCCCGACGAATACGTCATCCACACCGCGCACTGGGACCATCTCGGCCGCTGCAAGCCCGCCCCTGACGGCGACGACATCTGCAACGGCGCGGTCGACAACGCGACCGGGACCGCGGCGCTCGTCGCGCTTGCCGAGGCGCACGCCAACGCGGGCGCTGCGCGGCGCAGCCTCGTCTTCCTCGCGGTCACGGCGGAGGAATCGGGCCTGCTGGGCGCGGATTACTACGCCGCCAACCCGGTCTTCCCGCTCGCGCAGACGGTCGGCGGCATCAACATGGACGCCTTCCAGATGGCGGGCCCGGCGAAGGACGTGACCGTGGTCGGGCCGGGCAAGTCGCAGCTCGACCTGTTCCTCGAACGCGCGCTGGCGGCAAGCGACCGGGTGGCGACGCCCAATCCCAAGCCGGAGGCGGGCTATTACTACCGCTCCGACCACTTCGCCTTCGCCAAGCGCGGCGTGCCGATGCTCTATGTCGACGGGGGCGAAGACCTCGTCGAAGGCGGGCGCGAAGCGGGCGCGGCGATCGCGCGGGACTACACCGAGAACCGCTATCACGGCCCCAAGGACGAATATGATCCGAACTGGGACTGGTCGGGCGTGATGGCCGACCTGCAGCTGTTCTACCGCATCGGCCGCGCGCTCGCGGCGAGCACCAACTGGCCGAACTGGAACGAGGGCGACGAATTCCGCGGCGTGCGCGACGAAAGCTGCGCCGCGTCGGATTCGGGCTGCTGATCGGGACCGGGGAGCCGCGCCGTGGCCGTGAGAATGCCGCCCGAATGGGCGAAGCAGGACTGGCTGTGGATCGGCTTCCCCCACCTTGCCGACGAATGGCCCGGCTTCCTCGAAGCCGCGCAGGAACAGGTCGCCGCTTTCGCCAGCGCGGTCGCCGACAGCGGGCAGGAGGTCCGCCTGCTGGTCCGCGACGACGCGAACGAGGCGCGCGCACGGTCGCTCGTGAGCGGCAGGGTCACGCTCGAGCGGCGGGTCTACGGCGACATCTGGCTGCGCGACACCGGGCCGCTGGTGGTGCTGGACGACGGCGGCGGGAAAAGTGGGCGTCGCGCGGTGCGCTTCGCCTTCAACGGCTGGGGCGGCAAGTATGAAATGCCGGGCGACGAGAGCATCGGCGAGGAAATAGCACGCGATGCGGGGCTCGCCGTGACGCGCTCTGCGATGATCCTCGAAGGCGGCGCGGTGGACACGGACGGGACCGGGCTGTGCGTCACGACCGAGCAGTGCCTTTTGAATTCCAATCGCAACCTCGCGATGAGCCGCGAGGCCATCGAGGCGCAACTCGCCGAACATCTCGGCTTCACCCGCATCGTGTGGCTCGGCGAGGGGCTGGTGAACGACCACACCGACGGCCATGTCGACAACCTTGCCCGCTTCGTGGGCGAAAACCGCCTCGTCGTCCCGCAAACGAGCGGGCGCGACGATCCCAATGCGGCGATCTACGCGGACGCGGCGCGCCGCGCGGGCGCGGCGGGGCTGGAGGTCGTGCGCATCCCCTCGCCCGGCCTGATCCTGCGCGACGGGCAAGTGGAGCCTGCAAGCTACGTCAATTTCGCGATCACCTCGAACCTCGTCGTGGTCCCGACCTTCGGCTCGCCCCATGATGCGGATGGGGTGGCCGCCATCGCCGCGCTTTTCACCGACCGGGAGACGGTGGGCCTTCCCGCCGATGCCGTGCTGGCCGGGGGCGGCGGATTCCACTGCGCCAGCCAGCAGATGCCGAGCGCGGCTTAACGCTTCGTTAGGGTCTTGCACCGAGATTGCAGCGCATGGCTCAAGCAATCGCCCTTGCCCGCACGACTCGCGCGCAGATCGCGCTGCGCCAGGAAGCGATCCTGCGCACGGCGATCATCACCGCCACCGCGCTCGCGCTGATCCTCGCTGGCCAGCCGCTCCCCTTCTGACCTAGACCAGCCGCACCAGCGCCGCGATCGCCGCCGCGCCCAGCACCGCGCCGACGCAGGTCCGCCAGACCGCATCCTCGACCTTGCCGAAAGCGAGGCTCCCGACCCAGTTGCCCAGCAGGACCAGCGGGAAGAGCGCGAGGCTCAGCACCACGATTCGCCATTCGAGCACGCCGAGCGCCGTGCCCGAACCGATCCCGGCCATGGCGGCAAGCCCGAAGATCCCGATCATCGAGGCCTTCGCCGTCATGCGCGGGATGGCGCGCCCGACATAATAGGGCACGACCGGCGGGCCGGGCATGGCGGCAAAGCCCGTCAGCAGCCCCGCCGACACGCCGACCGCGGCGGTCGTGACGACGCCCGGCTGCTCCGGCCCACGCTTGGGCGCGAGCACCGCGGCGAAGGCCGACAGCGCGATCAGCGCGATCAGCAGGCGCGCAAGGTCCGGCGGGGTCGCGTCGAGCAGCATCAGCCCCGGCGCCGTCGCCAGCACCACCAGCGCGCCGATGGTGAGCGCGCTCCTTTCGGCCTCGCGCAGGATCAGGCGGATCTCGGTCAACGCGAGGAGCCCGGCCATGATGTTGATCGCCAGCACCGCCTCGACCGGGGTCAGCGCCAGCGCCAGGACGGGCACGAGCAATATGCCGAAGCCGAAGCCGGTCAGCCCCCGGATGAAGGCCGCGCCGAGCGTCGCCGCCACGGCAAGCGCGACCTGCGCCGCGCTGAAACCGGCAAGGTCTTCCAAGGGCCTATTCGGCAAGATCGGGCGGGGTCGCCGCCTCGCGGATCAGCGCGATCGCCTCGTCCAGCGGGAGCACGCGCTGCTCCTTCTCGCCGAGGATCCGCATCGCGACCGTGCCTTCCTCCGCCTCGCGCTTGCCGACAACCAGCAGGTAGGGAACCTTGGCGAGCGAGTGTTCGCGCACCTTGTAGTTGATCTTCTCGTTGCGAAGATCGCTCTCTACCCGCAGGCCCGCCGCCTCGAGCTTCGCGGTCGCGTCGTTCGCATAGTCGTCCGCGTCCGAAACGATGGTCGCGACCACCGCCTGCACCGGGGCGAGCCAGGCGGGCAGGCGCCCGGCGAAGTGTTCGATCAGGATGCCGATGAAGCGTTCGTAGGAGCCGAAGATCGCGCGGTGGAGCATCACCGGGCGGTGCTTCTCCCCGTCCTCGCCCACGTAGGTCGCATCGAGCCTTTCGGGCAGGACGCGGTCGGACTGGATCGTGCCGACCTGCCACGTGCGCCCGATCGCGTCGGTGAGGTGCCATTCGAGCTTGGGCGCGTAGAACGCCCCCTCGCCCGGCAGCTCCTCCCATTCGAGGCCGTTGGCGCTGAGCGCATCGCGCAGTTCCTGCTCGGCCTTGTCCCAGTCGGCATCGCTTCCGAAGCGCTGCTCGGGCCTGAGCGCGAGCTTGATGTCGTAGCTGAAGCCGAAGTCGCGGTAGACGCTGTCGGCCAGCGTGAGGAAGCGCTGGACCTCGCTCACCACTTGGCTTTCGGTGCAGAAGATATGCGCGTCGTCCTGCGTGAACTGGCGCACGCGCATAAGGCCGTGCAGCGCCCCGTGCGGTTCGTTGCGGTGGCAGCAGCCCATCTCGCCCAGCCGGATCGGCAGGTCGCGGTAGCTGGTGATGCCCTGCTTGAAGACGAGCACGTGCGCCGGGCAGTTCATCGGCTTCAATGCCATCCAGTCGGCGTCCTTGGAGATCAGCTCCGCGCCTTCCTCCGTATTGGGCACTTCGTCGGGGATGACGAACATATTTTCGCGATACTTGCCCCAGTGGCCGGACTGCTCCCACTGGCGAGCGTCCATCACCTGCGGGGTCTTGATCTCGCGGTAGCCGCCCGCGTCCATCTTGCGGCGCATATAGCTTTCGAGCTCGCGCCAGATGCGATAGCCCTTGGGATGCCAGAAGACGCTGCCATGCGCCTCTTCCTGCAGGTGGAAGAGGTCCATTTCGCGTCCCAGCTTGCGGTGGTCGCGCTTGGCCGCTTCCTCCAGCCGGGTGAGGTGGGCGTTCAATTGCTTCTTGTTGAGCCAGCCCGTGCCGTAGATGCGGGTGAGCTGCGCGTTCCTCTGGTCGCCGCGCCAATAGGCCCCGGCGACGCGCATCAGCTTGAACGCCTGCGGATCGAGCTTGCCCGTGGATTCGAGGTGCGGCCCGCGGCACATATCGAGCCAGTCGTCACCCGACCAGTAGACCGTCAGTTCCTCGCCCTCGGGCAGTTCCTTCGCCCATTCGGCCTTGAAGACCTCGCCCTCGCTCTCCCACTTTTCGATCAGCTTCTCGCGGCTCCACACCTCGCGGCGCAGCGGCTTGTCGGCCTTGATGATCTCGCGCATCTTCTCCTCGATGGCGGGCAGGTCGTCCATCGAGAAAGGCTCGCGGTTTTCCGGAGCCTTCACGTCATAATAGAAGCCGTCGTCGGTGGCGGGTCCGAAGGTGATCTGCGTGCCCGGCCACAGCGCCTGCACCGCTTCGGCGAGGACGTGGGCGTAGTCGTGCCGCACCAGTTCGAGCGCCTCTTCCTCGTCCCGCGCGGTGATGAGCGCCAGCTCGGCGTCGCTGTCGAAGGGGCGGCAAAGGTCGCGCACCTCGCCGTTGACCTTCGCGGCGAGCGCGGCCTTGGCGAGCCCGGGTCCGATCGCGGCGGCGACGTCGGCGGGGGTGCTGCCGGGAGCCATCTCGCGCACCGATCCGTCGGGCAGGCTGATCTTGAGCAGTTCGGTCATTTCTCTCGCAGTCCGTCGTTGCTGCGGTGCGCCCTGCCACAAAGGGCCATGCACCGGAAGAGCGGTGTTGCGTTCGGAACGGCCGTTTTCGGGAGGACACCGCACCGCCCGTCGGCCGGGCGGCGGAGCCTGTCGCTAGCCCGCGAGACCCCGCCCCGGAAACCGGAGGTGGTAGTGGTCGTCGTGGTTAGCGTCTTCGCCATGCGCGCGAGATAGGCTCCCAACAGGCGAATGTCACGCGCAAGTTCGCGCCGTTCATACGGGGGGAGGCAAGGTTGCGCTCCATTTTGGAAAGCACGCTGGTCATTATATACTTGAGAAAGCAAGATGGATTCGTTAGATAAATCAGCGCGTGACAGGCCGGTGCAGAACTTAATCAACCCAGTAGGTTCTCGATGCGGAAATGAATCGCTCAAGGAAGTTCGAGATAAAGTGGATACTTTGGTCGTTAAGCCTGGGGCGATTGGGGAAGTGGAAAGTTCCGGGTGGGTCGGGCCAGATGCAGCATCGGTCATGGAACCCAGTCACCATTGCCCGGTCTTCAAGACTGAAGGCGTTGAGCCGGCTGCTGACGACTTGGAAGACCGCTTTTCCTGCGACAAAAGTGACAACCTGCACATTGCGCGAGGCTCCGTTGAGGGGTGGGTCTGGCCCGTCGCGTGAGAGGGCTATTGTGTGGGAGTGGCGCATCAAAAACATTTGCTCGCGCCCGATGTTATGGGCGCAATAGAAGCGGAAGTATTCGGGGATTTCTCTCTGCTGAAAGAACGCGCTCCGGTCAGATTCGGGCGTCAGCGATGCATCTGGGTTGGCGTGCTCCAATACGAGCACCTTCAAAGTGAGCCATTTGGTAAGCGCAGCGATTTGGCTGGCGTTTAATTGGGTTGTGTCGCCTTTCACGAGCGGCGTGAGGATTGGTCGCACATCTCGCTCCAAGCGGTTCATCCATCCGTTATTGCAACGGGTGCAAACGGTTCTGATGCGGATATTGCGTGTGTCGCCTTGCCGCCCTTTGGGGCCCGTTACGCGAAGGCCTTGGCTCGGTGAGTAGCTATGCAATTCTTGGCTATGCCGAGCACTCGGTGGAGCGGGGCGCAAGTGCTTGTGGAGCCACGTTGGCCAGATGTGCTCCTTGCTGTTAGCGTTACACCCGCAAAAGATGCACTTCCGGGGAGCGCGCGACATGACCAACACCGATCAAAAGAAAGAAGACGAGGTGCTCAAGCGTATGCTGAACACCCCGCACAAGAAACACGAACCGACAACCCCGCTGGGGAGGCGGCGGCGGGAGGACAAAGAAAACGGGGCCGACCCGAAGGCCGACCCCTAACGCATTCACTGACGGTTGCACGGAGTGTTATAGTTTTGACGAATGTCAGTTTCGATCCGAAGACGCTCTCGGTCGCCGGAGACGGCCATGGCGGCGATGTGGGTGGCCCCGTTTCTTGCGATGCAGGGCCAAGCTTGGTGACTCTTGAGTCTGGTGTTCAGGCGCTCGTCCAGATCGCCAGCTTCACCTATGTAGATGGGCTTCCACTGGCTATTGGCTGCGGGCTTGACGAAGATGTAAACGCCACCAAGGCGCTTGTAAGCAGTTCCGATGGGGTCAAGCTGGAGCGTGTAGTTAGCACCTGACGCGCCCGTTGCAGTTATCGTATT from Erythrobacter sp. encodes:
- the thrS gene encoding threonine--tRNA ligase; protein product: MTELLKISLPDGSVREMAPGSTPADVAAAIGPGLAKAALAAKVNGEVRDLCRPFDSDAELALITARDEEEALELVRHDYAHVLAEAVQALWPGTQITFGPATDDGFYYDVKAPENREPFSMDDLPAIEEKMREIIKADKPLRREVWSREKLIEKWESEGEVFKAEWAKELPEGEELTVYWSGDDWLDMCRGPHLESTGKLDPQAFKLMRVAGAYWRGDQRNAQLTRIYGTGWLNKKQLNAHLTRLEEAAKRDHRKLGREMDLFHLQEEAHGSVFWHPKGYRIWRELESYMRRKMDAGGYREIKTPQVMDARQWEQSGHWGKYRENMFVIPDEVPNTEEGAELISKDADWMALKPMNCPAHVLVFKQGITSYRDLPIRLGEMGCCHRNEPHGALHGLMRVRQFTQDDAHIFCTESQVVSEVQRFLTLADSVYRDFGFSYDIKLALRPEQRFGSDADWDKAEQELRDALSANGLEWEELPGEGAFYAPKLEWHLTDAIGRTWQVGTIQSDRVLPERLDATYVGEDGEKHRPVMLHRAIFGSYERFIGILIEHFAGRLPAWLAPVQAVVATIVSDADDYANDATAKLEAAGLRVESDLRNEKINYKVREHSLAKVPYLLVVGKREAEEGTVAMRILGEKEQRVLPLDEAIALIREAATPPDLAE
- a CDS encoding TSUP family transporter; amino-acid sequence: MPNRPLEDLAGFSAAQVALAVAATLGAAFIRGLTGFGFGILLVPVLALALTPVEAVLAINIMAGLLALTEIRLILREAERSALTIGALVVLATAPGLMLLDATPPDLARLLIALIALSAFAAVLAPKRGPEQPGVVTTAAVGVSAGLLTGFAAMPGPPVVPYYVGRAIPRMTAKASMIGIFGLAAMAGIGSGTALGVLEWRIVVLSLALFPLVLLGNWVGSLAFGKVEDAVWRTCVGAVLGAAAIAALVRLV
- a CDS encoding M28 family metallopeptidase yields the protein MKRSFAIRAAALAGAFALAACDAAFPGMDSAETALDIPEVEPGEISEETMKTVTETLSQDSFEGRMPGTEGEEKTVAYLIERFEAAGLEPGNQGSWVQEVPLVEITGKDFAPLTIAGGDTRLSYDYGEEWVGVTYREDAATSLDDSELVFVGYGINAPERGWNDYEGIDVTGKTVVILVNDPDWETPGLTGTFGGKAMTYYGRWTYKYEEAARQGAAAALIVHQTEPASYGWNVVESSWSGPQAYAQRGENAPPLTKVNGWVQRQVAREILAAAGQDLDELTKAAKEKGFKAVPLGLSASTSFSNDFRSFTSRNVIGVLPGSEAPDEYVIHTAHWDHLGRCKPAPDGDDICNGAVDNATGTAALVALAEAHANAGAARRSLVFLAVTAEESGLLGADYYAANPVFPLAQTVGGINMDAFQMAGPAKDVTVVGPGKSQLDLFLERALAASDRVATPNPKPEAGYYYRSDHFAFAKRGVPMLYVDGGEDLVEGGREAGAAIARDYTENRYHGPKDEYDPNWDWSGVMADLQLFYRIGRALAASTNWPNWNEGDEFRGVRDESCAASDSGC
- a CDS encoding agmatine deiminase family protein; this encodes MAVRMPPEWAKQDWLWIGFPHLADEWPGFLEAAQEQVAAFASAVADSGQEVRLLVRDDANEARARSLVSGRVTLERRVYGDIWLRDTGPLVVLDDGGGKSGRRAVRFAFNGWGGKYEMPGDESIGEEIARDAGLAVTRSAMILEGGAVDTDGTGLCVTTEQCLLNSNRNLAMSREAIEAQLAEHLGFTRIVWLGEGLVNDHTDGHVDNLARFVGENRLVVPQTSGRDDPNAAIYADAARRAGAAGLEVVRIPSPGLILRDGQVEPASYVNFAITSNLVVVPTFGSPHDADGVAAIAALFTDRETVGLPADAVLAGGGGFHCASQQMPSAA